The Juglans microcarpa x Juglans regia isolate MS1-56 chromosome 2D, Jm3101_v1.0, whole genome shotgun sequence DNA window gttcgatcctaaattttatctaaaatctgATCGGACTGAACCGATTACACCACTACTTAAGAGGGCGAAAATGGGCAAGTGAAAAACTAAAACCTAGCCTAGGAGTCCTAAaatctttataatatatatttgcaaagACATATATAGAATGGTTTGATTGTAAAGCATTGAGAGCATTCTAGTTAGATTagcaatttgaaaatttaaagtttGACTAATATGTCACTTTTTGACTTTTgattaatcattcaaaacttaaattcATCTCGGATTAGCCATCTCActatctataataataaaatattttaattattttttatctatttttaatgtatttttttaaatatatttttttttcattctcataGTCCCCAACCatctttaacaatatttttattttcatttttacaatataacaatttataatattttagcaaGTAGGGATTGTGGGGaaattgatataaaattatatgacCTTGATACAGTAAAactcatatttgttttttactttgGATTTACTGTAGCCCGGTCCTTGACTAATTCACTATAAcccaatttatataaatattaggttaagtttgaatagtgagttgagttgagatgagatgagttgagataaaaattgaataaaatattattttttaatattattattttattattttttaaaaattaaattatttgttatattttatataaaaatttgtaataattataataataagattagatagaataaaataaattgtgaatatTTCCCGACCCAAACTAAACCCAGCAAAGAGTTCTGTACCCACTGGGTGATGTCGGCTATCTACCATTGGGCAGGAAGGtcctactcttttttcttttttcttttattatttttttaatagattgcTTGATTTTAGCAATAAATGTTTGgataaaaactctaaaaaatatttcgATTAAATGATGAAGAACTAAGAAACTTGtcgatactttttttttctttttaaaaaagtctaCTTTACTTTCTCAGCTTGATACTTTCATAGACCGCTagtcaaaaaaaattttttgtacttaatgattaaagaaataattttaagtgtattggtatatatattttttattttttaaatatatttaaatatattaaaaaatataaaaaaaatttaccctAAACAGTATACCCAGCGGTCAAAATAGGCCAGCATAATAACCGCACccctataaaattatttttatcattcctTTGTACttctcaaatttataatataccGTGCATCGTCTTAActaaacttttttataatatttaaatactatttattcattttaaatgttATCTCTAAGTACCGTTAAATCTATCACTTCTCGTTAAGCGGATAACCTGCTATTTGGTAGGGTAGGAATTATGTCCAAGAAGGACGTCTCAAAGGAAGCATaggattataatatttttttagcttaGAGAAGGTCAGAGCCAGCCTTCACAGTAATTTGAGGGCTCCCAAGATCTGCGATCACTGACCCAAAAACAATATGACAAGTTGCGaggtaaagcagatttttttattttataaattgacttaattttatacaatttatcagatttattttataataaaaataattttataatttaataaattatatcaaatcacatcaatttattaaattatttttatataattattttgtgactaaagtaattttatataaatttttttagttaaaataaaaatagtaagtTTTGATTagttattttagatgaaaatttagaTAAGCCATTAAGAAAGCTCCAAGtcgttgaggaaaaaaaaagaaagctctAAGCCAACTACGTACGcggtattttatcaaaaaaaaaactacgaaCGCGGTACGCGACATGCATATGCTAAGTATACCCTCCACTTTCAACAACTACGAAAAATGAACTAATCTCCCATTGATAACGACTAGTTTATTATTCAAATCAACGTCAACACATGAATATTATAGAAGTGATGGCTGGAGGACGAAGAACCGATCTGGTTCGTGTctttattttgggttttttctgAACCCAATCATCAACAATATTTCCATGCGCGCAACTAGTTATGTAGCACTGTAACATTGCAGCGGACAACGGAGTATTGGGTAGGAATGTCCAAGAAGTAGGTCTCAAAGGTAGCATAGCCTCTAGCTAGCCGGAATTTCCCAGTTCCACCCACCACCGACACCTCTCTAACAGCCTCAAACTGCTTGCTAATGCCTTGTAATTGCAAGGTGCTTCCATTGTACGCCTTACTTGTGAACACTACTGACACCGAAATATGTGAATTCAAACCGTCCAAACCCGATGTGATGTACATGCCTTGGAGTTGCCCAACTTTGAGTGACTTTGGATCTGCGGTTTCGGTGAGGGTGTCGTCGGAAACATAGAGGGTCCCGAATTGGGTGAATGTCCATGCCTTGCCGGCGATCCCTGCCACCGGGATGACCGTCGCGTTGGGAGAGCCGAAGGCTGAGAAGTCTTGTGCATACAAGGATAGCTTGGTTTCTGTAAGCTGGTGGTCGTTGGCTTTGGCTAAATATATGGTCGCGGCTAGAACCAATAAGAATGAAGTGGAAATTTGTTTGGGTACAAAGCTTTGAGCCATGGTGATGGTTGGGGACAGCTAATCAGGCGACCAAGAAGGATTGCTGGGAATAGAATGACTATGAGAGCTTGTATTTATGGTTTGTATTGTGGTCTCTATTTATAAGTTCTAGTATTTAATATGGTTCAAAAGGCCTACATAAACAGCTGTATTAATTAGGTACtaatatagtttaaaaaaaaataggtactAATATAATTGATGTGCATCTCTTTctgaaatatataatacatttctATAAAAGAATCTTACATATTCTggattttcaaataaaactatTCAAAGTACAGATAAGTTAATCAGAACAAGTCTAGGATTGGATTCACATCAAttgattgtttttgtttttgtttgttttttttttttttaatttattgtttattgtttattgtttttgtttttttttgtttttttgattttttgttttttggttttttggtttttttcagCTTTGGCTGTAAAGTATGGTCTCCAATTACGACTAAAATAGGAGAGACTTTTTTAGGCCTATTCAACAATTAACATTACAACAAAAATGAGAATTTGCGACGATTTGTTTGGGACGAAAtaaaaatcatcccaaaaaataagTTGCAGGAATGAAATTCGAATTAATTCCCTAAAAAATGATGGCAGTCGTTAACCGTTTAAACACTATATGATATTActacatcatattatatatagtaatatgaTATGACTATATGATATCatcactatatcactatatcactatatagaTATATCATACTATcatcatatatgatatataatatacactATATAGTTGATATcactatatcatatatatagtatatatttttatatatatctcaatatatatatagatagtatatatatatagtgaccgTCGTCGGGGGTAAACTAGTATAgcttatatatatcattacgcTCGGATGGTTAAATGATAAGTTCGAACGTAACATTCATGtttgaacaattttttcaatgaaacgttacgttcgaacgattccTTTTATTGAAAGGCACCTTCTGAAATTGTGGCTAGAATTTTTCCCGCCAATCCTCTACGATGAGTAACGTTCGAATGGTACTTGCTAGCGTTTGAACGTGGGAACAAAAATTTTGTCAACAAGAAAAATTGtcaacttaaaaaattttcacGTTCCAACGTGAATGAGGAACATTTGAACGGTAAAAGATTTATGAGGATGCGCTCGTGTTGAACGCCATGTTGAATATGTTTGTGGGCATTCATTGTATTTTGAATGGTATATGAGTTCATGTTGTTCTGTGTTCGAATATGCAAATTGGGCTTAAACCGTTTGAACTATATATGTTATCATTCAAATAGTTATGATGCGTTTGAACATACAGTGTATACATTCGAACGGAAATTTGCATTACAGATTACAAAAAGTACTCTaattaaattctaacacaatAGATACTCATAATTAGATTTAAGGAAATTATATAACACAATTAAACATCCTAGTTAATTAGCTAGAATCTATGGTTTAATACTTAGAAACAcccaattaaattaaaaaatatatatgtaaaataaataacacctgatttaattactaaaaaaaatttacttaaaaaaatgatttaaaatttaaaatatttacaagaatAATTAAATTTAGAAGCTACCcaattagatttaagaaaatcatatacaCAATTGAACATCATAATTAACTAGCTAGAATCTGTGATTTAATACTAGAAACAcccaattaaattaaaaatatatatgtaaaataattaacaCCTTATTTAATTACTGAAAAAGTactttagaaaattatttaaaattttaaaatatttacaagaataataaaatttagaaacagcccaattagatttaagaaaatcatataaacaattgaacatcaaaattaattagCTAAAATCTATGATTTAATACTTAGAAACACccaattaataaaaagaaaaactaaaataattaacACCTTGTTTAATTACCAAAAAAATGtgcttaaaaaaatgatgtaaaatttaaaatatttacaggaataataaaatttagaaacaaCACAATTAGATTTACAAAAATCTTCTACACAattggatttaaaaaataatacacataTTTATATCAGTTGTTTGATATATTCTCGTGTCTTGTATATTGCATCAATATAAACCTTAGACCTATTCGAGAATTATCAATCCACATCgattgattgataactcttgaattatTCAAATTGGACAATttgtgaatataaaatataattgtcGCAAACTTACCAACTATATCCGTTCCCGTTCGATATTGTGATTTTGGTAGAGTTATCTTGTGTTGTTCTTCGGATATGCAGTTGAGATAATGGTGCATCGACGTGTTACTAGTGAGTACACCcgaccaaacgagcatatttggataACTATAGAAAGATGTTGTTGAAATTTCGTTAGACGTGACATATAATAAATGATAGGTTAGCGACTATGAGCTTACAATCCCGAATGAGGTAGGACCAACTCTCCAGTTAAGAGAAGAAGAacacattgtttttttttttttttaatatggttGCATGTTGATGGTTGAGCCATTGTTTATAATAGGGATTTAGTAATGAATAAGAGTTGAATGTGAGTGAGTGATCGATTGGGTAAGGATTACAGCATATATGCTGAAGGTCTGAAGAGATTCGTGGAGTTTGCATGCAGTACAATTGATATTGACTGCAAATCAGATGCCAAGATGAATTTGGTGGGTGAACATCTCTTTGTCAATGATATTGACTAAGGTTATACAAATTGAGTCTTACATGGAGAACCATATCCAACAATTGAGCCTCTACATGATGAAATGGAAGACATCGATAAAGATGCACATACAAAGGATGGTGGTCATGACTATGAAGAGGATATGAAgcaaatgttaggtgacattgGAGGgtgaatgtttatggatgaaggtgcCACGAACACAACAATTGTAAAAGATGTGCGTCATAACACGTTCAAGtgcttgtggaaaaatgcacaATCTGAGCTATATCTAGGATGCATAAGACATAGTAAGTTATCATTTACAATGAGACTACTTCACATAAAATCTATGTGTAGAATATCTATTAAGGCGATTGATAGGTTACTTGAACTATTTAAATAAGCACTTCcatcatataatattttgtctCGAAACTTCTATGAAACTATACAATTGAAGCGAGGTTAGGGtttgactatatataatacatgcATACAACAATAATTGTGTCCTATTCTGGCAAGAGAATGaacatttgaacaaattttcTGTGTGCTATGAATCAAGATGGACGTTTGAGAAGTAGAATGTGCCACAAAAAGTGGTGCATCACTCTCCATTGATACTGAGATTGCAACAGTTATTTATATCACCTGCAACGGCTATAGACATGTCATTGCATTAGTTATCCAGAGTTAGGAATGATAGTATTTTGTCATATCCTACTGATTCTGAAATATGGAAGGAGTTTGACTTCAAACAGTCAAAGTTTGCAAAAGAACCTCGTAATGTGCACCTTAGGCTAGCAACATATGAATTTAATCTGTTTGAAAATATGAGTACGAGTTATAGTACTTGGTCTGTTGTACTTATGTTGTATAATTTATCACTATGGAAATGTATGAAGGATCCACATTTCATGATGAATTTGCTTATTTCTGGTCCGAAATCATCTAAAAATGATATAGAAGTACATTTACAACCATTGATAGCTGAGTTGAAAGATTTATGGGAGAATGGGGTCAACACATTTGATGCATCAATGGGccagtcgttcaagatgcatgttgcaatcttatggacaataaataatttttttgtatatggGGACTTGTCATGTTGGAGTACTAAGAAAAAAATGACATGTCCGACATGTAACAAACACACATAATCTAAGTAACTTACAAATGAGAGGAAACTATACTTCAGAGGTAATCATCGCTATTTATTTgttgaccatagat harbors:
- the LOC121248643 gene encoding dirigent protein 22-like, whose product is MAQSFVPKQISTSFLLVLAATIYLAKANDHQLTETKLSLYAQDFSAFGSPNATVIPVAGIAGKAWTFTQFGTLYVSDDTLTETADPKSLKVGQLQGMYITSGLDGLNSHISVSVVFTSKAYNGSTLQLQGISKQFEAVREVSVVGGTGKFRLARGYATFETYFLDIPTQYSVVRCNVTVLHN